The Mesoplasma sp. JKS002658 genome segment GGTGCTGGAAGTGCTAGTTTGAAAATTGATGCTGCTAACATCACTCAACCCCAAACAATTCAACTTCAAGTTGCTGATGATGCTAAATTAGCTAATTTAGACTTAACTACTTTGAACCCAAACTTTATTACAAATCCAAGAGTTGGTGAATCCCAAGCAATTATTATCGGAAATCCTAAAACACTAATTAACCTTGGTGCTCAAAGTGATAATCCTGATATTCTCGGAGTAAATGTCGATCAAGATACAGCAACAATTAATCTTGTACCGATTGCTCAAGGAACTGCAAACATTACCATTCGTGCTGATGATAGTACTAGTGAAAAAGTTATTGCAATTACTTGTTTACCAAAAGAAGATATTGTAATTAATGATGAAGCGAATTTAAACACGACACCTAAAATTGGGGAAAATGTCAAACTTAAAATTGATAATTATGTTGATATTATTAATCCAAACATCCAAACAAGTGATGATAATGTTGCCACAATTACAAATGATCATCAAGGAAATATTACCCTTAATCCGATTAATCCAGGAATCGCTACTTTAATGATTAGTGGTGATAACATTAACCAAAAGGATCTTGACTTTATTATTCCTGATCGTGTCACCATTGTTTTAGATGATTCTACAACTCCAAAAGGAATGAAGGTTGGTGCCACCATAACAATTAGTGTTCCTGATTATCAAAACTTAGTCGATCCAAAAGTGACAAGTAGTGATAGTACGATTCTAAGTGTGGAAAGTTATTTTGTTGATGGTAATACGATTACTATTAAAGGATTGAAACCAGGAGTGGCAAAAGTAATTATTAGTGCTGCTAACATCACAGCCAATAAAGAAGTTAGTTTGACTGTTGCTACCCCAGTTGATGTTGCTACTCCAAATGAAACCTTAAACTTAAGTCCTGAAATTGGTGAAGACCAAGTAATTACTCTACCCAATTTCAATCAACTTGTAAATCCTAGAATTACTACCCAACCAAGCAAGGCTTTGAAAGTGACCATTAATCAAGATAGTGGTACAATCATTTTTAAACCATTAATTTCAGGAACAATTCAAGCAACTATTACTGCTGATAATGCTATTAATAACTACGAATTTAGTTTAAATGTTCCTGCTAAACATGACATTAGTTTTGAACAAACTCCAATATCAAGTTTAAAAATTGGTCAAGTCAACGAATTAAGCATTGCTGATTTTAGTGCGCTAAATTTAATTAATTTACAAATTGAATCATCAAATCAACAAGTAGCTGATGTTTCTGAAATTGATCGAACAGGAAAATTTAGCATCAGTGCACTTGGATCAGGAACGACCACAATTACTTTAAGTGGAGATAACATTAATTCCACCTCTTTTACTTTAACTGTTCTTGAAAAAATCAATACAATCATCACTCAAACCAGAAGTGGATTGGTTTTAACTGATGATCGCAAAACCACCACTTTTAGTGTTGACAACTATCAAGATTTGGTTGATCCAGTAGCTATTAGTAGTGATCCAGACATCCTTAGTGTTGATAGTTCTGATTTAGCAAACGGAGGAATTGTTAGAGTTACAGCTTTAGGTCTTGGAAGTGCTAGTGTAGTTATTAATAGTAAAAATAGTGCCCAAACCACTAATGTTGCTTTCACAGTTTTACCAGAAACTACTGTTGATATTGATACTGATGGAGTAAGTACAAGTCAAAAAGTTAACATCAACCAGATCTTACAAGTCCAAAATTACGCTCAAGAAGTTAACCTTCGGGTAACTGGAGATGCAATTGATCGAGGTTTAATTAGTGCAAGTATTGATCAAAACAGCGGAAGAATAAACATTAATCCTTTAAAGGCTGGAACGGCAAACTTTAATGTTGAAAGTGATAACTCTAATCTCACTACTCCCACATCATTTTCTTGAACGATTAAGTCCGCTCCCGATGACACTGACTATACTAACCTAGCAAAATCAACTTGAATGAAAACTACTAATTTGCCAAGTACTTTGCGATTTGGTGAAAGTGCTACAATCGAAGTTAACACCAGAGTTACAGTTTTTCTTTTCCCTTATGATATGCCTGATGCTGATAAGCAAAGTCTTAATATTCTTTCTAATGGAAATGATATTGTTGATGTTCAAAAAGAGATTGATGATAATAACCACTTAATTACCTTTACTCTAACAGCTAAAAAAGCAGGGAATGAAATTTTAAAAATTATCTCCTCTGGAATGCTTGGCGAAACATTTGGAATGAATGTTGAAGCCAAACATGATTACAACCACGTTTTTGATCGTCTCCAAATTTGAATTGGTAATCAACTTGACTTGAATCTTAATTCAAACGATTATATTAACCTGGTAATTTCTTCAACAAATAACGCTGTTATTGAGCCAAAAAAAGATACTAACAAAAATTGATTCCTTGAAGCTACAGGAAGTGGAAAAGCAACCATCAATATCCAAGCTGATAATATGAAAAATTCTCGAACCTATGACTTTGAAGTTGCGACAAAAACTGATATTACAATTCCAAGTTTTAATCCTGATTTGAACCCTGATCAAACTAGTGAAATCAAATTGGGTAGAGTTGATGATTTAGTTAATCCAGAATTAACTTCTTCAGACACCAACCTTGCTAAAATTAATTTAATTGAACGTGATGGTTGATATTATGCTGCTATTAATACTTTTGAGGTTGCAGGTGAAGTTACCTTTAGTTTAACTGCTGATAATATCAATCCTTATCACTTTAAGATGCAAGTAACTTCACTTGCTCGTGAAGATTTCTTAGCGATGAGTGATAACCTCTTTGCAACCAGTACAGGAGTTTATGATCAAGATGGAAATCTGATTGCTGCTGATGCTTTAAGTGGGATGAGTAGTGATGAGATTTTAGCGATGAGTGGCAACATTATCGCTACTACTAGAGGAGTTTATAACATCAACGGTCGCCAATTATCCCCATATGTTTTAAAAGATCTCACTAAAAACGACATTCTTGGCCTTTCTGATACTGTAATCGCCACTACTAAAGGAATTTTTAATCAGCAAGGAGTTGAAATTGCTAAAAGTCTGACAACTTATAGCAACGACACGATTTATGGAGTTAGTGGTTCAGTCGTAGTCACCCAACAAGGTTTATATAATGATAGTGGCAGTTTATTAAATTCTTCGGGAGTTACTTTTGATAAAAGTGATATTCTTTCAATTGGTAAATCACTAATTGTAACCACCAAAGGAGTTTTTAGAACCTATAGTTCTTTACTTTTCCCTGCTGAACTTTATTACTACTCTCAAAAACTTCGAGGGTTAACTGCTGATGATATCTTGATGGTTGGTAATTCTGCTGTAGCAACAACAAAAGGAATTTATAATACTCAAGATCAACAAGTTATGTCTCTAGAACTGGGGAAACCAACTGCTGATGATATCTGGGCATTAAGTGACAAAATCATCACTACTAGCAAAGGAGTCTATCAAACCAGCACTAGTTGACTTGGTTTCTCGATTCCTATCAGACCTTTAAGAGGCTTGCAAAAATCAGAATATCTTGGTCAAGGAAACAATATTATTGCCACAACAAAAGGGGTTTATAACTATGATGGAGAGCAGTTGGGAGGCGATGCCTTGGTAGGATTAACCACTGCTGATATTCTTGCTATTAGTGATAATTTCATTGTGACCACAAAAGGAGTCTACAATCTTGATAACCATTTGGTTGGTGGAAGTGTTTTAATTGGTTTAACTCTTGATGACATCATCAGCGTTCAGAACAACATTATTGCCACAACAAAAGGGGTTTATAACTATAATGGAGAGCAGTTGGGCGGAACCACTTTGGTTGGAATTAATTCTGATCAAGTTTATGGAGTTACAAACAACTTTATCGTGACTGCCTTTGGAACGTGAACTAGCGAAAATAAACGTTTAATTTAATAAAAAAACAACCACTTTAAAAGTGGTTGTTTTTAATTTTATTGATTATCGTAATCAATTCCTTCAACTAAATGAGTATTTCCAGAATAAAACTTCACTTCATCATTTTCTAAATTAAAATCAACTTTCGTTAATTTATATTTGTTTAAAAATTCTCCTAATTCTTGGTGATACTTTTCATCATTTAATAGAGCCGCTCAATCTTTTTTTAGATCAACTAGGTGATCTGCTAAATCGATTGCTTCAGTTTCTTTAATTTTTGGTCATTGATTTCCACTCATGATAACTTTTTCATTATTATCACCATAACGTGCTTCAACAACATCAGTTTTAGTATCAAAAACTAAACTAGATACTCCTAATTCTTTTTTTAAATCCCGAAGAAATTGAGCAAAAGTAATTTGATCAGCTTCTAATTTATTAACATAACTTTCGATTCGTTTTTCCATAAATAAAACCAATCCTTTCTGTTTACTATTTTCTCCTGATTTACCAAAAAAGAAAAGAACCTCCTAACAAAATGTTAGGAGGTTCTTTTTTAGTTATTCAATTACGTAAGATAAAAGACCCATGGTTCTTGCTCTTTTAATCGCAGTAGCTAGTTTTCTTTGGTCTTTAGGACTAGCACCAGTTACCCGTTTAGGTAAGATTTGTCCATTACCAGAAACAAATTTTTTTAATAGTTCAACATCTTTAAAGTCGATGTACTTAATTTGATTCTTAGCAAAAGGATTGGGTTTTTTTCTTCTTGGTCCTTTTTTAATCATTTTAATATTCTCTTTTCTTTAATCTCAAAGAATTGAATCATCATCTTTAAAAAGTTCTTCTTTAGGTTCACTTTTAATTGATGATGGTTGTTCTTCTTGCTCGAATCCGTTAACCAAATCCATGTCTAAGTTTGAATCGTTTCGCACATAGTCATTATTATTTCCTTTGGTTTGAGTTCGAGCGCCATTTCTTGGTTCTAAAAATTCAACACGATCAGCAACTACATTGGTAATAGTTTGGAAATTTCCGTTATCATTGGTACTTCTTGAAGACAATCTTCCAGTAACACCAACCAAAGACCCACTTCCTAAAAAGTTACTCATGTTTCGAGCAACGTTTTCTCAAGCTACACAAGAAATAAAGTTTGCTTGTTCTTTTCCGTTTCGATACTCATTCACTGCTACTGTAAAAAAACAGTAAGCAGTTCCGTTTGTATTTTCTCTTAATTCGACATTCTTGGTTAATCTTCCAATTAATTGAACTTGATTCATTTCCATTACCTTCTTTACTTATTTTTATTAAGCTTCTTTGTTTGGTTCAGTTGAAGTATTGTTGTTTTCCTCAGTACTATTTTCTGGACGAGGACGACTATTGAAGTTGCGTTTATTGAAAGTTCTTCTTTCTTTACGTTCTTCTTCAAATTTAGTCATATCAGTTTTTGATAATTCTACTGATTGAACATAATCTTGTTCTTTTTCAGTATTAATAACCATTTCTCGTACAACGTTTTTATCAATCTTAGCAACACGTTGGAACTCAGCAATATTTTCAGCATTAGTATCTACAATTGCAACAAAGTAAAAACCTTTTTTCTTATGATTAATTTCATAAGCGAAATCCATCAATCCTCATTCTTTTTGTTCTTCAATTTTTCCGCCATTTTCAGTTAAGATTTTTTCTAACTTTGCTTTAGTATCTTTTACTGTATTTTCAGCAGTATCTTGGTCTAAGATGTACATAATCTCGTATTTTCTCATTTATGTATCCTCCTTTTGGTCTAATGGGCTTTGCAGCCAAGGAGTTAACTCGTGTGATATTAACTCGCTATAAAATTATAGCAAAAAAACTAAGTAGTTTTAAGGAGTAATGGCAAATAATTTAGATCGAAAAAATCGATCTGAAGGATTGAATATCAATACCAACAAATCGATTCTCCGTCAGTTCTCGGCCTAACACTTACAAGTAAGTGCTTACGGACAGCAAGAGATTACCAGGAACAGGTTTCTTGTTCCAACTGACGTCCTATATATATTAACATTTTTTGCAGCATCTTTCTTCATTATTAACAATATTGAATTGTTTAAACTTTGGAAATACGTAAGTAAGAATATTAGTTTTCTCCGAAGAAAAATACTTGAGCGTTTCATCAATAGTCAAATTTTTATTTAAAATTTTGAAGGTTAAATTAGCAGTAATATCAGCCATTTGAATCGGGAAAGAATGTTCTGATTTTAAATATTTTAAATTTTTAATCTTCAATTCGGCATCTCTTAATTGACAAATCAAAAGATTAAAATTATAGTAATTTTTCTTTTCTTGATCAGAATTATCTTCAGTTCCTTTGATAGTAGAAAAAGCATTTTTTTCTTGCATAAGAAAGTTTTTTAATTGCTTTTCTTTAAAATTTTTTTTCAAATTATCATCAGTTTCTTCGTCTAAATATATATTAACTATAGAATCATGAACAATAATTTTCTTATCAAGTAGAGTTTTAAGAATTGTTAAAATAAGGATGCTTTTTTTAAACAAATCATTTACTGTCCAATCATAGACAAAGTGCTTTGCTGAATACTCTTTGCATCAACTAACGCTACCAAAATACAAAGAGTTGTTTATACATTTTAAGAAGTTATTATATTTTCTCAACACATTCTTGTTATTGCTTTTAATTAACTCTGTATATTTTTTAGAAAGTTCATTTCCTTTAATCGGTTCACCAAGTCAATCATTTCATTTTTTAATTTCTGACTTGTCATACTTTTTCTTTAAAGTTTTTTTTCTTTTTGAAGCTCAAGAATTTCCTAAGTTGAGAGGAATAAAAAATAAAATTTGAATTAAAATTATCTCTTTGTTCTTTATCAAATACTAAGTACGAATAAATAACATGACCATCAATTCCTGTTCGAAATTTTCCAGAATCATCAATGTAAATATAATATTTAGCCATTGCTCTTTTTATTATTGCAGGTAGTATGCATCGGAAACAAATTCATTAAATTATTATTCTTGGAATTGTTATCTCAATGATCAATATTCCAAGATCCGGGTTGTCCCGATTGAAAACCCTCGTATTGTGCTTTTAACATTATTTTTTTGCAACGTGGACAGGGTGCTTTTTGTTTTCAATCTCAATCTAAATTCGATAAATATTCTTCATTGAAACGAATTCACATTTTATTATCAATATAATCTTTTCAAATCAAATTTCGTTCTGGTTTTGCTCACGAACCTCTTTTATCTGCCATTAATTTCTCCTTCTCATAGTGTACGAATAAAAGTTAAGTTATTCCTATTTTATATTATTATCTTTTCAGTTAAATTATGAATTAAAAAACAGATATAATCGAACTTTTGATGAATCGAGTATATCTGTTCCGCATTAGAACTCGGCCCTCAATTTTGAAATTGTTAGGGGATACAAGAGCATTGCCATAATCTTATTTATAAGACTTAAACTAACCGCTATTGATAATACTAACATTTATTGAGATTCATCTTTATCATTTGAATCTTTAAATGATGTTAAATCATTATTTGTCAAATTAAAATTTGTATATGGATATGTTTCAAACTTTATTGGTTCAATGAATAACCATTGTAATTTTTCAGGTAGAGATTTAACATCTGAATATTGATTATGAACAGAACCCTGATTCATAAATTTTTTTTGATTGGAAATTGTTGGAATACAATACTTTTTTTCCCCTCATCATCCGGTAACTACCCCTAAAAACTCAATTCCTTTTCAAAAGTCTTTATGATCATTAACATAATCTTTAGCGTTTGATACGTCGTTAGATTTTTCTCCTGTACTGCTATAATAGTAATAATTGATTTTTATTTTAACTTTAAGTTCTAGTTGCACTAGTCTATTTCCAGTTTGTGACTCATCATATAAAAATTCTCATTTCTTATTATTTCTATAAGTATCGGTTCCGTGGGCTCATTTAAAATAAGAATTTCTATAATATCAATCCAGAATAATATTAATAATTACTTGAATAAGGTCGTGTTCATTACTAAAACTTCAACCAAAGATATCTAATTCAATTTTTGTTAAGTCAATTTCTTCATCTTTTATTTTCTTAAGTGTTTCTATAATATTTTTCTCGACTTTTAACATTATAGAATCAGCAAATTTATCTCCACCCAATAAAGGCAGATTTTCTTGATTGTCAAATTCACCATGCAAATGAACAAGTTTACCTTTATTTTCATTGCTTAAATTTTTCTCAATGAAGTCAGTATAATTAGTCGTTAAAATTAAATCGTAATTACGAAATTTTTCATTTAAAAAGTTTAGTTTATTTTTAGTAGAATGATACTTTTTATCTTGATAATTTCATCTTGATTCTTCTTTTTCAAAAAAATCTGATTTAACTTCTGAAGAAAAATATTCAATGTACTTTAAAAAGATACTTTTGAATTCTGCAGCAGCTTGTGAATCTTGCAAAGCAGTTTCAATATCCATAAATAGATCTTCAATTGATTTATTACTACTTTCACTTTTTAGAACTTCTTCAAGTCATTTTCAACGATGAAGATTTTTATCAATATTCTCATAACTTAATTCATGATTATCAGCAAATGCTTTAATGGCTGATGGATAGTTTGATTTTTGAATTACACCGTTGTAACTCAACTTTCCTTCCAAAGCATTTTTAATCATATTTTCTTTAGTTAATTGCTTTTGAAACTCAATCTCCAAACCATTACCAACTAATGCAATTTTCATTAATTATTATCCCTTGGTTTCAATTGTGGAAATAATAAAACATCTTTAATTGATTCTGAATTAGTTAATAACATCACTAACCGGTCAATTCCCAAACCAATTCCTGCAGTTGGGGGCATCCCGTATTCTAAAGCTTCGACAAAGTCTAAGTCCATTTCTGTAGCTTCATCATTTCCTTGCTTAGCTTCTTGGATTTGAGCTTTAAAACGTTCGTATTGATCAATAGGATTGTTTAATTCTGAAAAGGCATTGGCATATTCTCTTCTGATAATAAATAACTCAAACCGATCAGTAAAACGATCATCATCCTTATTAGCTTTAGCAAGAGGCGAAATTGCTTTAGGATGACCATAAATAAAGGTTGGTTGTTCGATGCTATCTTCAACAAACTCTTCGAAGAATAAGTTAATAATGTGACCCACATCATTGAAGTGTGGTTCAACTTTTAATCCTTTTTCTCCTGCAATTTGTTTAGCCTCTTCAAAAGTCATTGGTTTTCAAAAGTCAATCCCAGTAGCTGTTTTAACGGCATCAACCATATGAACTCTAGCAAACGGTTTAGCTAAATCAATTTCAACTTCCCCATACTTGATTTGTAAACTATTATTAACAGCAAGACTAGTTAGTTGGAATAACTTTTGGGTTAAATCCATTAAGAAGTGGAAATCTTCGTACGCCACATATAACTCCATTGTGGTAAATTCTGGATTATGACGGGTATCCATCCCCTCATTTCTAAAGATCCGACCAATTTCATAAACCCCGTTAAATCCTCCTACAATTAAACGTTTTAGATGTAATTCAGTGGCAATTCTTAAATAGAAGTCACGATCCAAAGCGTTGTAATGGGAAATAAACGGTTTGGCTGCAGCCCCTCCCTTAATTGCCTGAAGAATTGGAGTTTCTACTTCAATATAACCCCGATCATCTAAATAATGTTGTAAGGTACGAATCACCTTGGTACGGTTTTTAAATAATTGGAGTTGGTCAGGATTCATAATTAAATCTACATACCGACGACGATACTTTTCTTCAATATCTACAATTCCTGCATGCTTATCTGGTAAAGGTCTTAACGCCTTACTTAACAAACTAAAACTTTGCACTCGAATTGAAAGTTCACCATGATCAGTTTTCATAATCATTCCTTTAACCCCGATAATGTCTCCTAAATCAAGGTCTTTAAACAAGGCAAAAGCTGCTTCACCCAATTCATCCATGCGCACATATAATTGTAAGTTTCCGTTTTCATCTTGAATATTAGAAAAAACTGCCTTCTTCCCAGCTTCACGATATAAACGAATTCTTCCTGCTACTTGTACAGGAACTTGGTCAAGTGTTTGCAATTCTTCTTTTGAATAATCTTGGTACTTATCACGGATTGACTTTAAATCAGTATTGTTTTCCCATTTACTAATTTGGAACGGATCTAAGTTTTGATCAACAAGTTTTTGGTACTTTTCCCTGCGAACTAACTCTTGCTCACTAAATTTACGCTCATTATTTTTTTCCATTACTACTCCTTAAAATTGATGACTAACCTATGTTTATTTGTATTATTTTACCCTAAAACCTAACTTCGCTTTAGCTCAGACACGTTCAATATTTCTCTAAACCTAACTTTTAATCCCGTTAATATATCACTGGTTATCAAAATCACGGAAAGTCACCCGAACACTACTAGAATAATCCTTGAAGTGTTGAGTCAAATGCTGTGACATTAATTGTTCTTGATCACGACGTTGCTTTCATTCCACCACAACATAAACTGGGTTTTTCACTTTAGCATCAGCATAAATAGTTTCTAGACCTTCATCAATGATAAAAATCTTGTCTTCACTACAATTTAATAATCCACTTAACTCACTAATTTTTGTGGCATAACTTTGCACCAATGCTTTATTAGCACCTTTAATTCGAATATTTGGCATTCTGGTAATCCTTTCTTTTACTAATTATTTGTTAGTCTTATCTTATAATAAAGTTATACTCTTCTCAAAGAAGAGATTAATAAGGTCCAACTTATTGAAAACGGAGGCAGAAAAGCGTGGAAAAAATAAAAATCGGTTTCTTGGGGGTCGGTAATATGGCTGGTTCAATTATTGAAGGAATGAGTAAATCACCAGCCTTTGATAACTTCATTCTAAGTGGATTTGACCACCACTCAAATAAATTTGAACAATTAAATGCTCAACAAGAAATTATCAAAAAAAGTGACAATTTAGAAGAGTTCTTAAAAAACAATGACGTTATTTTCTTAGGAATTAAGCCTCAAAGTTTGACTACCTTCGCTAAGAATTGTGTTGATGATGTTAAATATACAACCCTATGAAACAATAAAGTGATTATTTCAATGATGGGAGCTACCTCTCTTGAACAGTTAACCAACACCTTCCACCATCCTAACATCATTAGAATCATGCCAAATATTAATGCTGCAATCAGTCAAGCCACTAGTGCAATTTGCGCTTCAAATCAAGAACTAATTAATAAGTATGAAACGGTTTTAAATAGTTTTGGCGACACTTATATCATTGCAGAA includes the following:
- the rpsR gene encoding 30S ribosomal protein S18 — encoded protein: MIKKGPRRKKPNPFAKNQIKYIDFKDVELLKKFVSGNGQILPKRVTGASPKDQRKLATAIKRARTMGLLSYVIE
- a CDS encoding single-stranded DNA-binding protein, giving the protein MNQVQLIGRLTKNVELRENTNGTAYCFFTVAVNEYRNGKEQANFISCVAWENVARNMSNFLGSGSLVGVTGRLSSRSTNDNGNFQTITNVVADRVEFLEPRNGARTQTKGNNNDYVRNDSNLDMDLVNGFEQEEQPSSIKSEPKEELFKDDDSILWD
- the rpsF gene encoding 30S ribosomal protein S6; protein product: MRKYEIMYILDQDTAENTVKDTKAKLEKILTENGGKIEEQKEWGLMDFAYEINHKKKGFYFVAIVDTNAENIAEFQRVAKIDKNVVREMVINTEKEQDYVQSVELSKTDMTKFEEERKERRTFNKRNFNSRPRPENSTEENNNTSTEPNKEA
- a CDS encoding DUF3800 domain-containing protein, which codes for MIKNKEIILIQILFFIPLNLGNSWASKRKKTLKKKYDKSEIKKWNDWLGEPIKGNELSKKYTELIKSNNKNVLRKYNNFLKCINNSLYFGSVSWCKEYSAKHFVYDWTVNDLFKKSILILTILKTLLDKKIIVHDSIVNIYLDEETDDNLKKNFKEKQLKNFLMQEKNAFSTIKGTEDNSDQEKKNYYNFNLLICQLRDAELKIKNLKYLKSEHSFPIQMADITANLTFKILNKNLTIDETLKYFSSEKTNILTYVFPKFKQFNIVNNEERCCKKC
- a CDS encoding HNH endonuclease, whose amino-acid sequence is MADKRGSWAKPERNLIWKDYIDNKMWIRFNEEYLSNLDWDWKQKAPCPRCKKIMLKAQYEGFQSGQPGSWNIDHWDNNSKNNNLMNLFPMHTTCNNKKSNG
- the lysS gene encoding lysine--tRNA ligase, with translation MEKNNERKFSEQELVRREKYQKLVDQNLDPFQISKWENNTDLKSIRDKYQDYSKEELQTLDQVPVQVAGRIRLYREAGKKAVFSNIQDENGNLQLYVRMDELGEAAFALFKDLDLGDIIGVKGMIMKTDHGELSIRVQSFSLLSKALRPLPDKHAGIVDIEEKYRRRYVDLIMNPDQLQLFKNRTKVIRTLQHYLDDRGYIEVETPILQAIKGGAAAKPFISHYNALDRDFYLRIATELHLKRLIVGGFNGVYEIGRIFRNEGMDTRHNPEFTTMELYVAYEDFHFLMDLTQKLFQLTSLAVNNSLQIKYGEVEIDLAKPFARVHMVDAVKTATGIDFWKPMTFEEAKQIAGEKGLKVEPHFNDVGHIINLFFEEFVEDSIEQPTFIYGHPKAISPLAKANKDDDRFTDRFELFIIRREYANAFSELNNPIDQYERFKAQIQEAKQGNDEATEMDLDFVEALEYGMPPTAGIGLGIDRLVMLLTNSESIKDVLLFPQLKPRDNN
- a CDS encoding DUF1904 family protein, encoding MPNIRIKGANKALVQSYATKISELSGLLNCSEDKIFIIDEGLETIYADAKVKNPVYVVVEWKQRRDQEQLMSQHLTQHFKDYSSSVRVTFRDFDNQWYINGIKS
- the proC gene encoding pyrroline-5-carboxylate reductase; translation: MEKIKIGFLGVGNMAGSIIEGMSKSPAFDNFILSGFDHHSNKFEQLNAQQEIIKKSDNLEEFLKNNDVIFLGIKPQSLTTFAKNCVDDVKYTTLWNNKVIISMMGATSLEQLTNTFHHPNIIRIMPNINAAISQATSAICASNQELINKYETVLNSFGDTYIIAEKDFELFAAIAGSAPAIVYLFIDAIANSAVKQGMKKDLATKIVASMVEASGAYVQEKLAWNQNARNLIDVVSSPGGTTIKGILSLEKNKFAASLNQAIEAMLSKDKN